One Cyanobacterium sp. T60_A2020_053 DNA window includes the following coding sequences:
- the purE gene encoding 5-(carboxyamino)imidazole ribonucleotide mutase, which yields MKKPAPSIAIIMGSDSDLPTMKSALQICEKFGVNYEVEIVSAHRTPLKMVEYAKNAHHRGIKVIIAGAGGAAHLPGMVASLTPLPVIGVPVQTKQLQGLDSLYSIVQMPRGIPVATVAIGNAENAGLLAIRILASQQPELLAKVQDYSEKLREMVEEKQEKLNQMGYEKYLREYL from the coding sequence ATGAAAAAACCAGCGCCCTCCATCGCTATCATCATGGGAAGTGACTCCGACTTACCCACCATGAAAAGCGCCCTCCAAATATGCGAAAAATTTGGCGTAAATTATGAAGTAGAAATCGTTTCTGCCCATCGCACACCATTAAAAATGGTAGAGTATGCCAAAAACGCTCATCATCGGGGTATCAAAGTTATTATAGCAGGGGCGGGGGGCGCTGCTCATCTCCCCGGCATGGTAGCCTCCCTCACCCCATTACCTGTCATTGGAGTACCAGTGCAAACAAAACAACTACAAGGATTAGATTCTCTTTATTCCATTGTGCAAATGCCGAGAGGAATTCCTGTGGCTACCGTTGCCATCGGTAACGCCGAAAATGCAGGATTACTAGCCATTAGAATTTTAGCCTCACAGCAACCCGAATTGTTAGCAAAAGTTCAAGACTATAGCGAGAAACTAAGAGAAATGGTAGAAGAGAAACAAGAAAAACTCAATCAAATGGGTTATGAAAAATATTTGAGGGAATATTTGTAA
- a CDS encoding 50S ribosomal protein L28 → MARVCDLTGKRANNGFAVSHSHRRTKRLQHVNLQDKRVWWAEGNCFVRLRLSTKAIKTLDTKSLTLMAKEAGIDLNKYRCS, encoded by the coding sequence ATGGCTCGTGTATGCGATTTGACAGGAAAAAGAGCAAATAATGGTTTTGCGGTGTCTCACTCTCACCGTCGCACCAAAAGATTACAACACGTTAACCTCCAAGATAAAAGAGTATGGTGGGCGGAAGGTAATTGTTTTGTTAGATTACGTTTATCTACTAAGGCTATTAAAACTTTAGACACCAAAAGCCTCACTCTTATGGCGAAAGAAGCAGGTATCGACCTTAATAAGTACAGATGTTCTTAA